A window of Thermus caldifontis contains these coding sequences:
- a CDS encoding branched-chain amino acid ABC transporter permease, translated as MALLLLTQLLNSLAFGMLLFLLALGLSLIFGVARVINLAHGAFYMLGAYLGLLVSGALNNFWLSLLLVPLCTGLLGLLVERLLLRGLHGKELEQVLLTIGLGFVIADLLRAFFGASIRSVAPPPELSGPIFLGPLLYPKYPLFVLALGIVAFIVVRMLLVKTPLGIKVRAVTADPSIASALGIPPAQISLVTFGVGTALAGLGGVVGAPLIALAPGLDAQMTLLALIVVVIGGLGRIEGAFWGALLVGIVDGFGKLFLPQAAMFLIFGLMALVLAFRPEGLLGRRMA; from the coding sequence ATGGCCCTCCTTCTCCTGACCCAGCTCTTGAACAGCTTGGCCTTCGGAATGCTGCTCTTCCTTTTGGCCCTAGGCCTCTCACTCATCTTCGGGGTAGCCCGGGTAATTAACCTCGCTCATGGCGCCTTCTACATGCTCGGAGCCTACCTGGGTTTATTAGTTAGCGGTGCTTTGAACAACTTCTGGTTGTCCCTTCTTCTGGTACCTCTCTGTACTGGGCTCCTGGGGTTACTGGTAGAACGCCTCCTTCTAAGGGGATTGCACGGGAAGGAGTTGGAGCAGGTTCTTCTCACCATCGGCCTAGGGTTCGTGATCGCTGACCTCCTTCGCGCATTCTTCGGAGCCTCCATTCGCTCCGTAGCGCCTCCTCCAGAACTGTCGGGACCCATCTTTCTAGGCCCTCTTCTCTATCCCAAGTATCCCCTGTTTGTCTTAGCCTTAGGTATCGTGGCCTTTATTGTCGTTCGGATGCTCCTAGTTAAGACCCCCTTGGGCATCAAAGTCCGGGCCGTAACCGCAGATCCCAGCATAGCCAGCGCCCTAGGTATTCCACCCGCGCAAATCAGCCTTGTGACCTTTGGCGTTGGTACGGCCTTGGCCGGGCTGGGCGGGGTAGTAGGTGCGCCGCTAATCGCTCTAGCCCCGGGATTGGATGCCCAGATGACCCTTTTGGCCCTAATCGTGGTGGTCATCGGGGGCTTAGGAAGAATCGAGGGAGCTTTCTGGGGTGCGTTATTGGTTGGAATCGTTGACGGGTTTGGAAAGCTTTTCTTGCCTCAAGCGGCGATGTTCCTCATCTTCGGCCTAATGGCTCTGGTCCTGGCCTTCAGACCAGAAGGGCTCTTAGGAAGGAGGATGGCATGA
- a CDS encoding ABC transporter substrate-binding protein → MGKVNRRQVVKAGIGLVGLAASSRFSFAIAQRDEPVRIGVVLSYSGPYARLGQEITKGMELYLEKVNHQAGGRRIQLLKEDEEADPAVAVRKIRKLVEQDRVNLLTGVILSSSAYAIRDYIHERQIPLVVANAAANGITRERRSPYIFRTSISAWQQHYPMGPWVAKNVGKKVFLLALDYAFGKEATAAFKESFLAAGGEVVGELYSPLGSTDYSAVISRIAAARPEAVHAVLSGSDAVIFMRQFVQFGLNRTIQLAVSGEVTDENVLEAIGDAAIGAKSGDHWVYTLNNAANKEFIRAYRQKYGGIPNHFAVRGYDAMQFIVDAINTVQGDLGNKSRLVNAFKSAKIISPRGFVQIDPETNNATQHVYAREVARIDGILTNRLLADLGIIRDPGK, encoded by the coding sequence ATGGGCAAGGTAAATCGTAGGCAGGTGGTAAAGGCAGGCATCGGACTGGTAGGGCTGGCGGCTTCCTCTCGTTTCTCCTTTGCGATAGCCCAGCGCGATGAGCCCGTTCGCATTGGGGTAGTGCTGTCCTATTCCGGTCCTTATGCCCGGTTGGGGCAGGAGATCACCAAAGGCATGGAGTTGTATCTGGAAAAAGTGAACCACCAGGCAGGGGGCAGGCGCATCCAGCTGCTGAAAGAGGATGAGGAAGCCGACCCTGCCGTGGCTGTGCGCAAAATACGCAAGCTGGTAGAGCAGGACCGAGTTAACCTTCTCACCGGCGTCATTCTGTCCTCTTCCGCTTACGCTATTCGTGATTACATTCATGAACGCCAAATTCCCCTCGTGGTGGCCAATGCCGCAGCCAACGGTATCACCCGCGAACGACGTAGCCCTTACATCTTCCGAACCTCTATCAGCGCTTGGCAGCAGCACTACCCCATGGGTCCATGGGTCGCAAAAAACGTGGGGAAAAAGGTCTTCCTCCTGGCCCTGGATTACGCTTTCGGCAAAGAGGCCACAGCAGCCTTCAAGGAGAGCTTTTTGGCTGCAGGAGGGGAGGTGGTAGGTGAGTTGTATTCTCCCCTCGGGAGCACCGACTACAGTGCGGTGATCTCCCGCATCGCGGCTGCCAGGCCCGAAGCGGTCCACGCTGTCCTTTCCGGGAGCGATGCGGTAATCTTCATGCGCCAATTTGTTCAGTTCGGCCTAAACCGCACGATACAGCTAGCCGTAAGCGGTGAGGTAACGGATGAAAATGTCCTCGAGGCCATTGGGGACGCAGCCATAGGGGCCAAGAGCGGGGACCACTGGGTCTACACCCTCAATAACGCTGCCAACAAGGAGTTTATAAGAGCCTATCGACAGAAATACGGTGGGATTCCCAACCACTTTGCCGTGCGCGGGTACGACGCCATGCAGTTTATCGTGGACGCCATCAACACTGTCCAAGGGGATCTGGGCAACAAAAGCCGCCTGGTTAACGCCTTCAAAAGTGCCAAAATTATTAGTCCCCGAGGGTTTGTGCAAATTGACCCCGAGACCAACAACGCGACCCAGCACGTTTATGCCCGCGAGGTGGCACGGATTGATGGCATCCTCACCAATCGCCTCCTGGCTGACCTTGGCATTATACGAGACCCGGGGAAATAA